The Bacillota bacterium genome has a window encoding:
- a CDS encoding 50S ribosomal protein L9 — translation MKVILKQDVKSLGEKDSIIEVKDGYARNYLLPKGLAVEATEGNLSIIRNRKEAEKLKKDKELENAKALAGKLNNTVITIKTKAGESGKLFGSITSMDIAESLQKSMKINIDKKKIHLPEAIKSLGTYEVEVKFYAGVSALLKVNIEQE, via the coding sequence ATGAAGGTTATTTTAAAACAGGATGTAAAAAGCCTGGGGGAGAAAGATAGCATAATTGAAGTAAAGGACGGTTATGCCAGAAATTATCTCCTGCCAAAAGGTCTGGCGGTGGAAGCTACTGAAGGTAATCTCAGTATTATTAGAAATAGAAAGGAAGCAGAAAAACTAAAAAAAGATAAGGAATTGGAGAATGCAAAAGCCCTGGCTGGTAAACTCAATAATACGGTTATTACAATAAAAACCAAGGCAGGAGAGAGCGGAAAGCTTTTTGGCTCAATTACATCCATGGATATTGCGGAAAGTCTGCAAAAAAGCATGAAAATTAATATTGATAAAAAGAAAATTCATCTGCCTGAAGCTATAAAAAGTTTAGGAACTTATGAGGTTGAAGTAAAATTTTATGCAGGGGTAAGTGCATTATTAAAGGTGAATATAGAACAGGAATAG
- the dnaB gene encoding replicative DNA helicase, with the protein MATELNILGRIPPQNIEAEQSVLGSMLLDKEAIPVVAEILRSDDFYRDDHGEIYEAIMDLFNKAEPVDLITVTEQLKARGTLDKVGGLEYITNIATSVPTTANVKHYANIVEEKSILRKLIKASSKIIDMSYEASDEISVILDNAERNIFDILQKRSSKGFYHVKEILVETFNRLEELYNKKEFITGVPSGFIDLDYKTSGFQDSDLILIAARPSMGKTSFALNIAQYAAIYKKIPVAIFSLEMSREQLVNRILCSEALIDSQKMRTGNLDDEDWDKIAHTLGPLSDAPIYIDDTPGASVMEIRAKCRRLKLEKNLGLVIIDYLQLMQGRGRVENRQQEISEISRSLKILAKEIKVPVITLSQLSRAPETRSDHRPVLSDLRESGAIEQDADMVIFIYRDDYYNQDTDKKNIAEIIIAKHRNGSTGTIELVWLGQYTKFGNLKRT; encoded by the coding sequence ATGGCAACAGAGTTAAATATATTGGGAAGGATACCCCCACAGAATATTGAAGCAGAACAGTCTGTCCTGGGGTCTATGCTCCTGGATAAGGAAGCCATACCTGTTGTTGCTGAAATACTAAGAAGTGACGATTTTTATAGGGATGACCATGGTGAAATATATGAAGCTATAATGGACCTTTTCAATAAAGCGGAGCCTGTGGATCTTATAACAGTTACAGAGCAATTGAAAGCAAGAGGGACACTGGATAAGGTAGGGGGCCTGGAATATATCACTAACATAGCTACTTCAGTACCGACAACAGCTAATGTAAAGCATTATGCCAATATTGTAGAAGAAAAGTCGATCTTAAGAAAGCTTATCAAAGCCTCTTCCAAAATTATAGATATGAGTTATGAGGCCTCTGATGAGATTTCCGTAATCCTGGATAATGCAGAAAGAAATATTTTTGATATACTCCAGAAACGCAGCTCCAAAGGATTTTACCATGTAAAGGAAATATTGGTAGAAACCTTCAACCGCCTGGAAGAATTATACAATAAAAAAGAGTTTATTACGGGAGTGCCTTCCGGTTTTATAGATTTAGACTATAAAACCTCCGGATTCCAGGATTCGGATTTAATACTCATAGCCGCCCGGCCGTCTATGGGAAAAACTTCCTTTGCCCTTAACATTGCCCAGTATGCAGCTATATATAAAAAGATACCTGTTGCTATCTTTAGCCTTGAAATGTCCAGAGAACAGCTGGTCAACAGGATATTATGCAGTGAGGCCCTGATTGACAGCCAGAAAATGAGGACCGGGAACCTGGATGATGAAGACTGGGACAAAATTGCCCATACTCTTGGCCCTTTATCTGATGCTCCTATTTATATTGATGATACTCCTGGAGCTTCAGTTATGGAAATTAGGGCAAAATGCAGGAGGCTTAAGCTTGAAAAAAATTTGGGACTTGTAATTATAGACTATTTGCAGTTGATGCAGGGAAGAGGAAGAGTTGAAAACAGGCAACAGGAAATATCGGAGATTTCCAGGTCATTGAAAATATTGGCAAAAGAAATAAAAGTGCCCGTGATAACTTTGTCCCAGTTAAGCCGTGCTCCTGAAACCAGGTCGGACCACCGCCCTGTCCTCAGTGACTTGAGGGAGTCGGGAGCTATTGAACAAGATGCTGATATGGTAATATTTATATATAGGGATGACTATTATAACCAGGATACGGATAAGAAGAATATAGCTGAAATAATAATTGCCAAGCATAGGAACGGCTCTACAGGAACTATAGAGTTGGTATGGCTAGGTCAATATACGAAATTCGGCAATTTAAAAAGAACATAA